Proteins from one Ochotona princeps isolate mOchPri1 chromosome Y, mOchPri1.hap1, whole genome shotgun sequence genomic window:
- the LOC131478725 gene encoding testis-specific Y-encoded protein 1-like yields the protein MMERRRMIIQNIPDFWSKVISPIICDKDEDILSYMTNLEVAKLKHPRKRFKIRLFFRSNPYFSNTVIVREYRANLNGYRAYRSSPIKWLQDYVGEAPRRMEYNNSVSIFNWFVDLNFVDSSRIAEVGAHWESSKCML from the exons ATGATGGAACGCAGAAGGATGATCATCCAGAACATCCCTGACTTCTGGTCTAAAGTT ATATCACCCATCATCTGTGATAAGGATGAAGACATTCTTAGCTACATGACCAACCTAGAG GTGGCCAAACTCAAGCATCCCAGGAAGCGCTTCAAGATCAGGTTGTTCTTCCGCAGCAATCCCTACttctctaacacagtgattgTTAGGGAATATCGAGCTAACCtcaatg GGTATAGAGCATATCGTTCCTCTCCAATTAAGTGGCTTCAGGATTATGTGGGTGAAGCTCCAAGGCGGATGGAGTATAACAACAGTGTCAGTATTTTCAACTGGTTTGTTGACCTCAACTTCGTAGACTCTAGCAGGATTGCTGAGGTGGGTGCTCACTGGGAAAGTTCTAAGTGCATGTTGTAA